One Halobacterium sp. DL1 DNA window includes the following coding sequences:
- a CDS encoding inner-membrane translocator has translation MESKEQESGWLERTASMVAGREILLLFALILFPLFLTGNFSLTTHVLIFAMFAMGYYISLGETGMLTFGHAAFFGLGAYGSAFWLVHVDAPAYLGFFGIVTGTLLAVVGGIIIGALSLRRRGTYLALITLAFQQMVYFTFFQWESVTGGDDGLYGLSTPKLGIPGVFVLEFEEGLGGLVTSEMLFFLFVFFIFTLSVLAIRRLKQSKLGHVFNAVRENEERANFLGYNVQRYRMIAFVASAGFAGLGGTLYPVYLNFVGLSTLNWVLSGEVNFFLLLGGLGSFLGPVVGTMSYYWVVDEISAFTDHWQLIVGLIFISLVLFLPEGIVGTLRNYVSDRTSYTIHEVPPRSDD, from the coding sequence ATGGAGAGCAAGGAGCAAGAGTCGGGTTGGCTAGAGAGAACCGCGTCCATGGTCGCTGGGCGGGAGATACTGTTGCTTTTCGCGCTCATACTCTTCCCCCTGTTCCTCACGGGGAACTTCTCGCTCACCACACACGTGTTGATCTTCGCGATGTTCGCGATGGGCTACTACATCTCGCTGGGGGAGACGGGCATGCTGACGTTCGGCCACGCCGCCTTCTTCGGACTCGGCGCGTACGGCTCGGCGTTCTGGCTCGTCCACGTCGACGCCCCGGCCTACCTCGGCTTCTTCGGCATCGTCACCGGGACCCTGCTCGCCGTCGTCGGCGGCATCATCATCGGTGCGCTCTCTCTCCGGCGGCGAGGGACGTACCTGGCGCTCATCACGCTGGCGTTCCAGCAGATGGTCTACTTCACGTTCTTCCAGTGGGAGTCCGTCACCGGCGGCGACGACGGCCTCTACGGGCTCTCGACGCCGAAGCTCGGAATTCCAGGCGTCTTCGTGCTCGAGTTCGAGGAGGGACTCGGTGGGCTGGTCACCTCCGAGATGCTGTTCTTCCTCTTCGTGTTCTTCATCTTCACCCTGAGCGTGCTCGCGATCAGGCGGCTCAAGCAGTCGAAACTCGGCCACGTCTTCAACGCGGTCCGGGAGAACGAGGAACGCGCGAACTTCCTCGGCTACAACGTCCAGCGCTACCGGATGATCGCGTTCGTCGCCAGCGCGGGCTTCGCGGGCCTCGGCGGCACCCTCTACCCGGTCTACCTCAACTTCGTCGGTCTGAGCACGCTCAACTGGGTGCTCTCCGGGGAGGTCAACTTCTTCCTGCTGCTCGGCGGCCTCGGGTCGTTCCTCGGTCCGGTCGTCGGGACGATGTCCTACTACTGGGTGGTCGACGAGATCAGCGCCTTCACCGACCACTGGCAGCTCATCGTCGGCCTCATCTTCATCTCGCTGGTGCTGTTCCTCCCGGAGGGCATCGTCGGGACGCTCCGGAACTACGTCTCTGACCGCACGTCGTACACCATCCACGAGGTGCCTCCACGCAGCGATGACTGA